DNA sequence from the Rattus rattus isolate New Zealand chromosome 2, Rrattus_CSIRO_v1, whole genome shotgun sequence genome:
CAAGGAGAATAATTTATTGGTGCAAGACTTTGAAACCATCACATTGAACAGGAAAAATCAGTTCATATCGTAGAAGAAATCGATCTCAGGATAATATGTTTCTACCCATTGTTTCACACCACATTCCAAAAAAACGTATACCTAGAAATAAGCAGAAATTAAGGTAAGAAATGTGAGGAGAGTCAGGAAGTTCCTGGAGAAGAAAAGTTAACAAACACCTCTCTCTTTCCAATGTCCATAAAGGGACattggaaagagagaagtgaAAATGCAAAGGTTGCTAGGGGAAATAACATCAAATAATGCATATTAGTGGAAATCCAAATTTATCCAAATTCATCCAAATTTAGATTAATACATTCTAAATGGACTCAGTAGTACAGCTCAAGTCCCTAGCTTTCTGTGATCTCACTGTGATCAGGAGGGGACAGAGTGTGTCCCTGTTCCCTAGGAATAACTTTCTCTGATGGTTCAGAATTGTGGCCCCTACTTTCCTTCTAATATGATAACCAGGGAGACTCAGGGCAAAAGTGGGTAAGAAGTACTGAAAACAGGAGACTCACAGGCTCCTGGCAGGGCCAGCAAATTTGGCAGAGAAATGCATCCATCCAATACTTTGCTCTTTAGGAGGTTGTCTCCAGCTTTTTAATTTACCAACATTTCCCATGGTATTCAATGAAGTTAATGTCCATTCATTGCAAAGATGTTATTTTCAGCAAACTCCCCAACAGACTGACAGTAGAGTTAGCCATGAAACCTCCTTTGGTAGGGCCCTATTTATCCTTGTTTGGATGCCATGAGAGTGTTGTATCTAGGATGAAACTCCAGAAGAAGACACCTATCCCAACTACTGTTTACAACTGAACTCAGATCAGCAACGTATCTATGAAAAAACCTATCACTGATGCCCTGTCCTTTCCTGCCATTCAGGTGTTTCCCCACAGAATGTCAGGTCAACGTCATTTGTGGCCTTATTAGAGTGTAAAGCAAAATGAACATACCATTGTTTCTGCTACTACCAATCTGTCTCCATAGCTCATCTGGTCTACACATCTCTTCACTTCCAGTTTTGCTTCAACAGCTGCTGGAGGTGCATTATACATCTCAAGttccttcttcagttctttctcacttttcatTAAGAAGCTTATGGTTTCATGAGCAACAAGTTCACAGATCTGGCTAGCATTAGCTGGAGAGTATAAGAAGAAAGAGAGTTTACTTAATCAAAAttactcttttgttttgctttgaagacagggtttttctgtatatccttggctatcctggaacaccCTCTGCAGAGTACCCTGGCCTGGAACCTCAACTTTACAAGGATCCACCCGCCTCTCACTCCCAGTGCCAGCACCACCTGGATACTTTCATTTCATAATTGTCTTTGCATTTTACTTTCCGATTGGAGACTGCAGACTGgacagaatatataaaatattgtagcTCACTCTTGGAACTGCATGAATTCCTCAAAATCACACAGCAAAAGACTGAAGAAAGATTATTGTTGGTTCCGCATGTTTCTGAATTTTAGTGAATATCTATGAATTCCTAAATATCTATGGCTTCCTGAAATTCCCTTTTTTAAGCATTAAATGTTTCAGGTTTGACTGAATCTTCAGTAGCATATTTATGAGTCTTGAAATATTGAAAAAAGGATTTTTGT
Encoded proteins:
- the LOC116894323 gene encoding prostatic steroid-binding protein C1, whose product is MSTIKLSLCLLIMLAVCCYEANASQICELVAHETISFLMKSEKELKKELEMYNAPPAAVEAKLEVKRCVDQMSYGDRLVVAETMVYVFLECGVKQWVETYYPEIDFFYDMN